Within the Enterobacter roggenkampii genome, the region GAAAACGGCGACAACCGCTATTTTCATGTGATTAAGGTCGCGAACCCCGATCTGATTAAGAAAGATGCCGCGGTGACCTTCGAGCCTACCACCAACAACAAAGGCCTTTCCGCCTATGCGGTGAAGGTGATCCCCGAAAGCAAACATCTCTATATCGCAGGCGAGCGCGTAAAGCTCACCTCGATCAAATCCTTCGTGGTGTTCAGCGAAGAAGAGCCCGTTGATACCAAAATCGACAAAGAGAACGCGGTGCTGTCGGTGGGCCTGCTGATGAACAGCATCAAGCCAAAATCCGATAAAAAGCCGGGCGAAATGCGCACGGTGAAGAAGCTGGCGATCACCACCTTCCAGAATACGACGCTGATCTTCACCGAAGATGAGATCGACATCGATGCCACGGTGAAGCTGCTGAAGTAATTGTTTGCCGGGTGGCGGCACGCCTTACCCGGCCTACGAAAAACCATCAACGCGGCACGAAACGTAGGCCCGGTAAGCGCAGCGCCACCGGGCACCGCCGCGCGCACTTACCCCATCCTGTGCTCGCCCCGTAACATCGCCTCACGGTTAAACACCTTCTGGATCGCCCCTCGCGCCATAAAAGCCGCCCGGTCGGACATATGGGCAATCACGTCCGCGTCGTGGCTCACCAGCAGATAGGTCATCTCATGCTCGGCCTTCAGGCGATTAAGCAGGTTCAGGATTTCCGCCTGCACCGACATATCCAGCGCCGAGGTCGGCTCGTCCAGCAGCAGTAGCTGCGGGCGCAGCAGCAGCGCGCGGGCAATGGCAACGCGCTGACGCTGGCCGCCGGAAAGCTGGTGCGGATAGCGCCTGCCCGCGTCGGCGGAGAGCCCCACCTCGTGCAGCGCATTGGCCACCTTCTCCGCGACCTGCGTCTCGCCGCGAATGTTCAACGGATCCGACAGCGTGCGAGAAATCGTGTGGTTGGGATGCAGCGACGCCCACGGATCCTGAAACACCATCTGCACG harbors:
- a CDS encoding cold-shock protein, translated to MNGTITTWFKDKGFGFIKDENGDNRYFHVIKVANPDLIKKDAAVTFEPTTNNKGLSAYAVKVIPESKHLYIAGERVKLTSIKSFVVFSEEEPVDTKIDKENAVLSVGLLMNSIKPKSDKKPGEMRTVKKLAITTFQNTTLIFTEDEIDIDATVKLLK
- a CDS encoding ABC transporter ATP-binding protein, translated to MAIVEVNQVQVAFGEKTAVSAASFSIEKGETFSLIGESGCGKSTILRVLAGLQREWRGSIALLGEALTPGRRFEGELRRNVQMVFQDPWASLHPNHTISRTLSDPLNIRGETQVAEKVANALHEVGLSADAGRRYPHQLSGGQRQRVAIARALLLRPQLLLLDEPTSALDMSVQAEILNLLNRLKAEHEMTYLLVSHDADVIAHMSDRAAFMARGAIQKVFNREAMLRGEHRMG